Proteins from one Halovivax limisalsi genomic window:
- the bioB gene encoding biotin synthase BioB, with product MVYETGNRTVDEAVERVLAGERLDRRDGLALIAQPLSDLAPAADAVRAHFGDGTVDACSIVNAKAGNCAEDCGFCAQSVHFDTGIDTYGFLDPEEILAAAKRAERDGAQRFGIVVAEKGVSKDRRPDEWDDVIRAIRLVRDETDVEVDASLGILTREEAEILAAEGINHYNHNIETSPRYFPEIVDTHRFEDRVKTLERAKDVGMDLCAGVILGMGEAPTDRIDAAIALQEIGISSLPVNVLNPVAGTPLGERFGDSPPITTEELLSTIAVYRLLHPEARVRLTGGREVNLERDEQHLPFEAGADGILVGDYLTTSGQSPGDDIEVIERSGLAPNTAVNEFDPESVKARAEADDPERIEDGTPERVETAVGTATSIADADDD from the coding sequence GTGGTTTACGAGACTGGAAACCGGACGGTCGACGAGGCGGTCGAACGCGTCCTGGCCGGCGAGCGGCTCGATCGACGCGACGGCCTGGCGCTGATCGCCCAGCCGCTTTCAGACCTCGCGCCGGCGGCCGACGCCGTCCGGGCGCACTTCGGCGACGGCACCGTCGACGCCTGCTCGATCGTCAACGCGAAGGCCGGCAACTGCGCCGAGGACTGCGGCTTCTGCGCGCAGTCGGTCCACTTCGACACCGGGATCGACACCTACGGCTTCCTGGATCCCGAGGAGATCCTCGCCGCGGCGAAACGGGCCGAGCGCGACGGCGCCCAGCGATTCGGCATCGTCGTCGCGGAGAAGGGCGTCTCGAAGGACCGGCGTCCCGACGAGTGGGACGACGTCATCAGGGCGATCCGGCTGGTTCGCGACGAGACCGACGTCGAGGTCGACGCGAGCCTCGGCATCCTCACGCGCGAAGAGGCGGAGATCCTGGCCGCGGAGGGGATCAACCACTACAATCACAACATCGAGACCTCCCCGCGGTACTTCCCCGAGATCGTCGACACGCACCGCTTCGAGGACCGCGTGAAGACGCTCGAACGGGCCAAGGACGTCGGCATGGACCTCTGTGCGGGCGTCATCCTGGGCATGGGCGAGGCGCCGACCGACCGGATCGACGCGGCGATCGCGCTGCAGGAGATCGGGATCTCCTCGCTGCCGGTCAACGTCCTGAACCCCGTCGCGGGGACGCCGCTCGGCGAGCGCTTCGGCGACTCGCCGCCGATCACGACCGAGGAACTCCTCTCGACCATCGCGGTCTACCGACTGCTACATCCCGAGGCGCGGGTGCGCCTGACTGGCGGGCGAGAGGTCAACCTCGAACGGGACGAGCAGCACCTGCCCTTCGAGGCCGGCGCCGACGGTATCCTCGTCGGCGACTACCTCACCACGTCGGGCCAGTCGCCCGGCGATGACATCGAGGTGATCGAGCGGTCGGGGCTGGCACCGAACACCGCGGTCAACGAGTTCGATCCGGAGTCGGTCAAAGCGCGCGCCGAGGCCGACGATCCCGAACGCATCGAAGACGGAACCCCCGAACGCGTCGAGACGGCCGTCGGGACGGCGACGAGCATCGCCGACGCCGACGACGATTGA
- a CDS encoding transcriptional regulator codes for MDDTRFAVLGTGGIGRRTLEVAQYKDGLTPVAACDRNGVAVDHDGLAVEELLAATEGNIASGPTDDTDVETDGGASTDGGGVSAADDAAGGVKQTGDDAGIVASSQGEPTETPIDDVIAESDGIDAVLLALPNLEHDFIPRVAERFAAADYEGVLVDVLKRSRVIGMLDDREETLIDAGITFVCGAGATPGFLTGAAALAAQSFVEVESVDIWWGVGLKSGYEDNRGTVREDIAHLDGYDVETAREMSEAEIEALVDEHDGVLEFHDMEHADDVLLERAGICDAEDVTVGGVLDVRSDEKPVTTTVRVTGRTFDGERGTNTFQLDDATSMEANVNGPALGYVNAAVRRNRAGDYGVFGPAELMPGF; via the coding sequence ATGGACGACACACGCTTCGCCGTACTCGGAACGGGTGGTATCGGCAGACGAACGCTCGAGGTCGCACAGTACAAGGACGGCCTGACGCCGGTCGCGGCCTGCGACCGCAACGGAGTCGCCGTCGATCACGACGGGCTCGCGGTCGAGGAGCTCCTGGCGGCGACCGAAGGGAACATCGCGAGCGGTCCGACTGACGATACCGACGTCGAGACCGACGGCGGTGCGTCGACGGACGGCGGCGGGGTATCCGCCGCCGACGACGCTGCCGGCGGCGTCAAACAGACCGGCGACGACGCCGGAATCGTCGCCTCCAGCCAGGGCGAGCCGACGGAGACGCCGATCGACGACGTCATCGCCGAGAGCGACGGGATCGACGCCGTCCTGCTGGCGCTGCCGAACCTGGAGCACGACTTCATCCCGCGCGTCGCGGAGCGCTTCGCCGCGGCCGACTACGAGGGCGTGCTCGTCGACGTCCTCAAGCGCTCGCGGGTCATCGGCATGCTCGACGATCGCGAGGAGACGCTGATCGACGCCGGCATCACCTTCGTCTGCGGGGCGGGTGCGACGCCGGGCTTTCTCACGGGTGCGGCCGCCCTCGCCGCCCAATCGTTCGTCGAGGTCGAATCGGTCGATATCTGGTGGGGCGTCGGGCTCAAGTCCGGCTACGAGGACAACCGGGGCACCGTCCGCGAGGACATCGCCCACCTGGACGGCTACGACGTGGAGACGGCCCGCGAGATGAGCGAGGCCGAGATCGAGGCGCTCGTCGACGAGCACGACGGCGTCCTGGAGTTCCACGACATGGAGCACGCCGACGACGTCCTGCTCGAACGAGCGGGGATCTGCGACGCCGAGGACGTCACCGTCGGCGGGGTGCTCGACGTCCGTTCGGACGAGAAGCCGGTCACGACGACGGTCCGGGTCACGGGCCGGACCTTCGACGGCGAGCGGGGGACGAACACGTTCCAGCTCGACGACGCGACGAGCATGGAGGCGAACGTCAACGGACCTGCGCTCGGCTACGTGAACGCCGCGGTGCGGCGCAACCGCGCCGGCGACTACGGCGTCTTCGGGCCGGCGGAACTGATGCCCGGGTTCTGA
- a CDS encoding aminotransferase class I/II-fold pyridoxal phosphate-dependent enzyme, producing MADDATTGRGFDLDRRLRERERANLRRQLDPAATVEARARFAEDPKGSAPTFETERLVFASNNYLGLATDDRVRRAAERGVSVGTGAGASRLITGDTGLHRGLERDLAACKRADRALVFSSGYAANVGTIAALSPDVIFSDELNHASIIDGCRLADAATVVYDHCDPDDLRDRMAARERAGSDDEAWLVVTDTVFSMDGDVAPLAELCAVADAFGAWVMVDEAHATGVFGDGGGIVQREGLTDRVEIQLGTLSKALASQGGYVAGDETLVEYLLNAARSFVFSTGLAPPAAAAAREALRIAREGERTARLWAHVETLRDGLEAMGYEVWGQTQILPVVVGDRRVALELGERLRERDVVATPIRPPTVPDGTSRIRVTPTATHTDAEIRACLDAFEAAGREVGLL from the coding sequence ATGGCCGACGACGCTACGACCGGCCGCGGCTTCGACCTCGACCGGCGGCTCCGCGAGCGCGAGCGCGCGAATCTGCGTCGCCAGCTCGATCCCGCGGCGACGGTCGAGGCGCGGGCGCGCTTCGCCGAGGATCCGAAGGGGTCGGCGCCGACGTTCGAGACGGAGCGCCTCGTCTTCGCGTCGAACAATTACCTCGGGCTGGCGACCGACGATCGCGTCCGTCGGGCCGCCGAACGCGGCGTCAGCGTCGGCACCGGCGCCGGCGCCTCCCGCCTCATCACGGGTGATACGGGACTGCACCGCGGGCTGGAACGCGACCTCGCCGCGTGCAAGCGCGCGGATCGCGCGCTGGTGTTCTCCTCGGGCTACGCCGCCAACGTCGGCACCATCGCGGCGCTGTCGCCCGACGTCATCTTCTCGGACGAATTGAACCACGCGAGCATCATCGACGGCTGCCGGCTGGCCGACGCGGCGACGGTCGTCTACGACCACTGCGATCCCGACGACCTGCGCGATCGAATGGCCGCCCGGGAGCGCGCCGGCAGCGACGACGAAGCCTGGCTGGTCGTCACCGACACGGTGTTCTCGATGGACGGCGACGTGGCGCCGCTCGCGGAGCTCTGCGCCGTCGCCGACGCGTTCGGCGCGTGGGTGATGGTCGACGAGGCCCACGCGACCGGCGTCTTCGGCGACGGCGGCGGGATCGTCCAGCGCGAGGGGCTGACCGACCGCGTGGAGATCCAGTTGGGGACGCTGTCGAAGGCGCTGGCCAGCCAGGGCGGCTACGTCGCCGGCGACGAGACGCTCGTCGAGTACCTGCTCAACGCGGCGCGGTCGTTCGTCTTCTCGACGGGGCTGGCGCCGCCGGCCGCCGCGGCCGCTCGCGAGGCCCTTCGGATCGCCCGGGAGGGCGAGCGGACCGCACGGCTGTGGGCCCACGTCGAGACGCTCAGGGACGGCCTGGAGGCGATGGGTTACGAGGTGTGGGGCCAAACCCAGATCCTCCCCGTCGTCGTCGGCGACCGCCGCGTTGCCCTCGAACTGGGCGAGCGCCTCCGGGAGCGCGACGTCGTCGCCACGCCGATTCGACCGCCGACGGTACCCGACGGGACCAGCCGCATCCGCGTGACGCCGACGGCCACCCACACAGACGCGGAGATCCGGGCCTGTCTCGACGCGTTCGAGGCGGCCGGCAGGGAGGTGGGACTGCTGTGA